From Micrococcus porci, one genomic window encodes:
- a CDS encoding GNAT family N-acetyltransferase, producing MTRTLEEIWPPSGLVVEAGDLRMTALREADVPEVLDVVAGGIHDPSWTPFLFPWTDAPAEEMPANYLRFYASTLTRTVDGDVSLELVVRRNGQVIGMRGMNGPDVAGTRRLETGSWLGLPFQGQGLGTRMRRMMCALAFDGLGLDAVTSSAWEDNAASRRVSEKVGYLETGRGQAERRGVPTPEVYFELLPEGFVHGDEPVRITGADELRRFLGLA from the coding sequence ATGACGCGCACTCTCGAGGAGATCTGGCCGCCCTCCGGGCTCGTCGTCGAGGCCGGTGACCTGCGGATGACCGCGCTGCGCGAGGCCGACGTGCCGGAGGTGCTCGACGTGGTGGCGGGCGGAATCCACGACCCCTCCTGGACGCCGTTCCTGTTCCCGTGGACGGACGCCCCGGCCGAGGAGATGCCCGCGAACTACCTACGGTTCTACGCCTCGACCCTCACCCGCACTGTGGACGGCGACGTGAGCCTCGAGCTTGTGGTGCGGCGAAACGGCCAGGTGATCGGCATGCGGGGCATGAACGGTCCCGACGTCGCTGGCACCCGCCGCCTGGAGACCGGCTCCTGGCTGGGCCTGCCGTTCCAAGGCCAGGGGCTGGGCACGCGGATGCGGCGCATGATGTGCGCGCTCGCGTTCGACGGCCTGGGTCTCGACGCCGTCACCTCCTCCGCCTGGGAGGACAACGCCGCCTCCCGGCGGGTCAGCGAGAAGGTTGGCTACCTGGAGACCGGCCGCGGCCAGGCTGAGCGTCGCGGCGTGCCGACACCCGAGGTCTACTTCGAGTTGCTGCCCGAGGGATTCGTCCACGGAGACGAGCCGGTACGGATCACGGGAGCCGACGAGCTCCGCAGGTTCCTGGGCCTGGCGTGA
- a CDS encoding glucose-1-phosphate adenylyltransferase family protein: MADPFPKDPAGSTVALVLAGGRGSRLDPLTAARSKPAVPFAGQYRLIDVVLSNLAHSGLKDVWIAEQYRPFTLNQHLAGGRPWDLDGTRHGLRILPPAEGREEEGFSAGNGHALAQQVPILRSFGAERVVVLSADHLYQLDLRPVLAAHADSGAELTMVTTVTDEDPSRFGVVQADEDGAVTAYDYKPEDPEGRLVATEVFVFDVAALHEVVAELVAREKAAGEHADGEEDEDGDPVASSLGDYGETIIPAFVERGRVREHRLEGYWRDIGTLDAFYRAHMELLDGAGLDLAAPGWPLLTNPPAAPPARVGPRAEVSNALLSPGCVVKGTVEDSVLGPGVVVERGAHVRRSVLFGECIVPRGARLDAVIADVGAHIPAEEVGRSRPGPGNLTVLTPATRDPDSEDETTGGAAAKDG; the protein is encoded by the coding sequence ATGGCCGATCCGTTCCCGAAGGACCCCGCCGGGTCGACCGTCGCGCTCGTGCTCGCCGGCGGCCGGGGCAGTCGCCTGGACCCGCTCACCGCGGCCCGCTCCAAGCCGGCGGTGCCGTTCGCCGGGCAGTACCGGCTGATCGACGTCGTCCTGTCCAACCTGGCGCACTCGGGCCTGAAGGACGTGTGGATCGCGGAGCAGTACCGGCCGTTCACCCTGAACCAGCACCTGGCCGGCGGCCGCCCCTGGGACCTGGACGGCACCCGCCACGGCCTGCGGATCCTGCCGCCGGCGGAGGGCCGCGAGGAGGAGGGGTTCTCCGCGGGCAACGGCCACGCGCTGGCCCAACAGGTGCCGATCCTCCGCTCCTTCGGCGCGGAGCGGGTCGTCGTGCTCTCCGCGGACCACCTGTACCAGCTCGACCTGCGCCCGGTGCTGGCCGCCCACGCGGACTCCGGCGCCGAGCTGACCATGGTCACCACGGTGACGGACGAGGACCCGTCCCGGTTCGGAGTGGTGCAGGCGGACGAGGACGGCGCCGTGACGGCCTACGACTACAAGCCCGAGGACCCCGAGGGTCGGCTCGTGGCCACGGAGGTCTTCGTGTTCGACGTCGCGGCGCTGCACGAGGTCGTGGCGGAGCTGGTGGCCCGGGAGAAGGCCGCCGGAGAGCACGCGGACGGGGAGGAGGACGAGGACGGCGACCCCGTGGCCAGCTCCCTGGGCGACTACGGGGAGACGATCATCCCCGCGTTCGTGGAGCGCGGCCGGGTGCGGGAGCACCGGTTGGAGGGGTACTGGCGGGACATCGGCACGCTGGACGCGTTCTACCGGGCCCACATGGAGCTCCTGGACGGCGCAGGCCTGGACCTGGCGGCGCCCGGCTGGCCGCTGCTGACCAACCCGCCGGCCGCCCCGCCGGCGCGCGTGGGGCCGCGCGCGGAGGTCTCCAACGCGCTGCTCTCCCCCGGCTGCGTGGTCAAGGGGACCGTGGAGGACTCGGTCCTCGGCCCCGGTGTGGTGGTGGAGCGCGGCGCGCACGTGCGCCGGTCCGTCCTCTTCGGGGAGTGCATCGTGCCCCGCGGTGCCCGGCTGGACGCGGTGATCGCCGACGTCGGCGCGCACATCCCCGCGGAGGAGGTCGGCCGCTCCCGGCCCGGCCCCGGCAACCTCACCGTGCTGACCCCCGCCACGCGGGACCCCGACTCTGAGGACGAGACCACGGGCGGGGCCGCCGCGAAGGACGGCTGA
- a CDS encoding DNA-formamidopyrimidine glycosylase family protein, whose translation MPEGDSLVRAAHRLRPVLAGRVLTHADLRVPQLATARLTGWTVSEVEPRGKWLLMRLTPPADRPDAAPHTLVSHLKMEGRWMVTGRDARWPAPAWQVRAVLETAEHRAVGAQLGRLELAPTAEEDRLLGHLGPDLLDPAWDDPARGAELLAEGVRRLTARPERPVGLALLDQRTTCGIGNIYRCESLLLAGLDPHRPVAAVPDVSGLLTLARDLLRANVPPAAPFIGWPRTTTRVRPDPSGPYGLRVVVEDRGFPGGLPGGPVPDDAPHASATSTSGAGLGRRGDLPRGPHYWVYGHRTTPCGRCGGPVTFEEYGSPEDDERQLWWCRTCQR comes from the coding sequence ATGCCCGAAGGCGACTCCCTCGTCCGCGCCGCCCATCGGCTGCGCCCGGTGCTGGCCGGCCGCGTCCTCACCCACGCCGACCTGCGCGTGCCCCAGCTGGCCACGGCCCGACTGACCGGCTGGACGGTGTCCGAGGTCGAGCCGCGCGGCAAGTGGCTGCTCATGCGCCTCACCCCGCCCGCGGACCGGCCCGACGCCGCCCCCCACACCCTGGTCTCCCACCTGAAGATGGAGGGCCGCTGGATGGTCACGGGCCGCGACGCGCGGTGGCCCGCCCCCGCCTGGCAGGTCCGGGCCGTCCTGGAGACGGCGGAGCACCGGGCGGTCGGCGCGCAGCTGGGCCGACTGGAGCTGGCGCCCACCGCGGAGGAGGACCGGCTGCTGGGGCACCTCGGCCCGGACCTGCTCGACCCCGCCTGGGACGACCCCGCCCGGGGCGCCGAGCTGCTGGCCGAGGGGGTGCGCCGCCTGACGGCCCGCCCGGAGCGCCCGGTGGGCCTGGCCCTGCTGGACCAGCGCACCACGTGCGGGATCGGCAACATCTACCGCTGCGAGTCGCTCCTGCTCGCGGGCCTGGACCCGCACCGGCCGGTGGCCGCGGTCCCGGACGTGTCCGGGCTGCTGACCCTGGCCCGGGACCTGCTGCGCGCCAACGTCCCCCCTGCGGCCCCCTTCATCGGCTGGCCGCGCACCACCACGAGGGTGCGACCGGACCCGTCCGGCCCGTACGGGCTGCGCGTCGTCGTCGAGGACCGCGGCTTCCCCGGCGGCCTGCCGGGCGGGCCCGTGCCCGACGATGCCCCTCACGCCTCGGCGACGTCCACCTCCGGTGCGGGGCTGGGGCGGCGCGGGGACCTGCCGCGCGGGCCGCACTACTGGGTGTACGGCCACCGGACCACCCCGTGCGGGCGCTGCGGCGGGCCGGTGACGTTCGAGGAGTACGGCTCCCCCGAGGACGACGAGCGGCAGCTGTGGTGGTGCCGCACCTGCCAACGGTGA